In Mastigocladopsis repens PCC 10914, a single window of DNA contains:
- a CDS encoding amidohydrolase: protein MNFTIRNVLIATVDDYATVDVQIVDGAIAAIAPSLEVIGTAINGENKLLLPGFFNAHTHSSEMWQRGAIPPFPLELWLAELYDFVPLDTEKVYLSALGTAVETLLSGGTSVVDHLVLIPGQELETIATAVRAYKEVGIRAFVSPLIQDESLTAGIPSGETEQNHEPYFRSTQATLDLIEEAARQFHRPDEGMSILVAPTGIQLCSDALFEGCSELSNKYNLCRHSHLLETKAQEKLAQEKYGCSAVEHLKHIGYLSDRTTLAHCVHLSDTDIAILAETKSTVVHNPLSNLRLGSGIAPILKYRQAGVNVTFGCDGASSNDSQDLLEAIKIGSMLHNVTDLDYQHWITPRQAVEMASLGGAKGLNMAEELGSLNVGKKADLVMYDLTSLSLLPRTDPIGLLVLGRPTNVVESVWVNGKQIVADGKVTNINVDELRQQLFNHSQWHTKRKSESVAQIEAHYRAVMGLS, encoded by the coding sequence GTGAACTTTACTATCCGAAATGTTTTGATTGCGACTGTTGATGATTATGCAACCGTGGATGTGCAGATTGTAGACGGCGCGATCGCCGCTATTGCACCCAGTTTGGAGGTGATCGGTACGGCAATTAACGGTGAAAATAAACTCCTTTTGCCAGGATTTTTCAACGCCCACACCCACTCCTCGGAAATGTGGCAACGGGGGGCTATTCCACCTTTTCCTTTAGAATTATGGCTGGCGGAACTCTACGACTTTGTTCCTCTTGATACAGAAAAAGTTTACCTGAGTGCTTTGGGAACGGCAGTAGAAACCCTGCTTTCCGGTGGTACAAGTGTAGTGGATCATCTGGTGCTAATTCCAGGGCAAGAGTTAGAAACAATTGCTACTGCTGTTCGCGCCTACAAAGAAGTTGGCATTCGCGCCTTTGTCTCTCCCCTCATTCAAGATGAATCCCTCACCGCTGGTATTCCATCAGGAGAAACCGAGCAAAATCACGAGCCTTATTTTCGCTCAACACAAGCTACACTGGATCTGATCGAAGAAGCAGCCAGACAGTTTCATCGCCCGGATGAGGGTATGAGTATTTTAGTTGCGCCCACGGGAATACAGTTGTGTTCTGATGCTTTGTTTGAGGGGTGTAGTGAGTTAAGCAATAAGTACAATCTTTGCCGTCACTCCCACTTACTGGAAACCAAAGCGCAAGAAAAATTAGCGCAAGAAAAATACGGTTGTAGCGCGGTTGAACATCTGAAGCATATTGGTTATTTGAGCGATCGCACTACCCTTGCCCATTGCGTCCACTTAAGCGACACCGACATTGCCATCCTTGCTGAAACCAAATCCACAGTTGTCCATAATCCCTTAAGTAACTTGCGTTTGGGCAGTGGCATTGCCCCGATTTTAAAATATCGTCAAGCTGGAGTCAACGTCACTTTTGGTTGTGATGGCGCATCGAGCAATGATTCGCAAGACTTACTAGAAGCCATCAAAATTGGTTCTATGCTGCATAACGTCACAGATTTAGATTATCAGCACTGGATTACACCTCGTCAAGCGGTAGAAATGGCATCTTTGGGAGGTGCAAAGGGACTGAACATGGCTGAAGAACTCGGTTCTCTCAACGTTGGCAAAAAAGCTGATTTAGTTATGTATGATCTCACCAGCTTATCACTGCTACCACGTACAGACCCCATCGGTTTATTAGTTCTCGGTCGTCCCACCAATGTTGTAGAAAGTGTATGGGTAAATGGCAAGCAAATTGTTGCTGATGGTAAAGTGACCAATATCAACGTGGATGAGTTGCGGCAACAATTATTTAACCACAGTCAGTGGCATACAAAGCGCAAGTCTGAGTCTGTTGCTCAAATAGAAGCACATTATCGTGCAGTGATGGGTTTATCATAG
- a CDS encoding cupin domain-containing protein, with product MQASRCVIPVIKSPKDYQAYRISPHDTNRLAIIFDTASANTSLTCCVEIFDVGGKTPPNRHQWAVEMFFVLKGEGIAICDGKSVPIKAGDSLLVPPTGTHLIKNSGSSRLYTLTFMVPNEDFSELIRSGIPVELDEEDMAVLGRVDRLMPY from the coding sequence ATGCAGGCTAGTCGTTGTGTCATTCCCGTTATCAAATCTCCCAAAGATTATCAAGCATATCGCATTAGTCCCCATGACACAAATCGCTTGGCGATTATCTTCGATACGGCAAGTGCTAATACTTCTTTGACGTGTTGCGTAGAAATTTTTGATGTTGGTGGCAAAACACCGCCTAATCGTCATCAGTGGGCGGTAGAAATGTTTTTTGTCCTTAAAGGAGAAGGAATAGCAATTTGTGACGGGAAAAGTGTCCCAATTAAAGCAGGAGATAGTTTGTTAGTTCCTCCCACTGGCACTCATTTGATTAAAAATAGTGGTTCTAGTCGGTTATATACGCTGACTTTTATGGTTCCTAATGAAGATTTTTCGGAATTAATTCGTAGTGGTATACCAGTGGAGTTGGATGAGGAAGATATGGCGGTGTTGGGGAGAGTGGATAGGTTAATGCCGTATTGA
- a CDS encoding cysteine hydrolase family protein, with protein sequence MNMPLRNLGIAPNAWAVNHTFADITRPPQTPQPVILSTETKTLRLDLAKAAILVIDMQNDFCHPDGWLAHIGVDVTPARKPIEPLQNLLPALRQKRVPVIWVNWGNRPDLLNISASVLHVYNPTGEGVGLGDPLPSNGAKVLMAGSWAAAVVDELQQLPQDIRVDKYRMSGFWDTPLDSILRNLGRTTLFFAGVNADQCVMASLQDANFLGYDCLLVKDCTATTSPDYCWLATLYNVKQCFGFVTDSQAIVTAINGSSSEVMSHE encoded by the coding sequence ATGAATATGCCTCTTCGGAATTTAGGAATTGCACCAAACGCATGGGCAGTCAACCATACGTTTGCAGATATCACTCGTCCTCCCCAGACCCCACAACCCGTTATCTTATCAACAGAAACCAAAACCCTGCGCCTCGATTTGGCAAAAGCTGCCATTCTCGTCATTGATATGCAAAACGACTTTTGCCATCCCGATGGCTGGTTGGCACATATCGGTGTGGATGTGACGCCAGCGCGTAAACCCATAGAACCTTTACAAAACTTATTACCTGCACTTCGCCAGAAGCGCGTCCCCGTCATCTGGGTGAATTGGGGAAACCGTCCCGACTTACTCAATATTAGTGCTAGTGTGCTTCACGTCTACAACCCCACAGGTGAAGGCGTGGGATTGGGCGATCCACTGCCCAGTAACGGTGCTAAAGTACTTATGGCGGGTAGTTGGGCTGCGGCGGTGGTAGATGAACTCCAACAATTACCCCAAGATATTCGCGTGGATAAATACCGCATGAGTGGGTTCTGGGATACCCCCTTAGATAGTATCCTGCGGAACCTAGGAAGGACGACACTATTTTTTGCAGGTGTCAATGCTGACCAATGTGTAATGGCTTCCTTGCAAGATGCCAACTTCTTAGGATATGACTGCTTGTTAGTCAAAGACTGTACCGCCACAACTTCTCCTGACTATTGTTGGCTGGCTACACTCTACAACGTCAAGCAGTGCTTTGGTTTTGTCACTGACTCGCAAGCGATTGTAACAGCGATTAATGGCTCTTCGAGCGAAGTTATGAGTCATGAGTAA